From Myxocyprinus asiaticus isolate MX2 ecotype Aquarium Trade chromosome 49, UBuf_Myxa_2, whole genome shotgun sequence, a single genomic window includes:
- the LOC127438471 gene encoding methyl-CpG-binding domain protein 3-like isoform X1: MDKNDRGEEEEEEQRLERGEAGRLYSLCPTGKKFRSKPQLARYLGNSMDFSSFDFRTGKMLMSKLNKNRQRPRYDNNNQTKGKPDLNTALPVRQTASIFKQPVTKVTNHPSNKVKTDPQKAIDQPRQLFWEKKLSGLNAFDIAEELVKTMDLPKGLQGVGPGCTDKTLLSAIASALHTSAAPITGQLSAAVEKNPGVWLNTAQPLCKAFIVTDEDIRKQEELVYSVRKRLEEALMADMLAHMEETSNEGDAVKEEGNCNDDKQEV; encoded by the exons CAGaggtgaggaagaggaggaagaacaGAGGCTGGAGAGGGGGGAGGCAGGTCGTTTGTATAGCTTGTg CCCCACTGGGAAGAAGTTCCGGAGCAAGCCTCAATTGGCTCGTTACCTTGGCAACTCCATGGATTTCAGTTCCTTTGATTTCCGCACAGGAAAGATGCTCATGAGCAAGCTGAACAAAAACAGACAGAGACCCCGATATGACAACAATAACCAGACTAAG GGCAAACCCGACCTAAACACAGCCCTCCCAGTGCGACAGACTGCCTCCATCTTCAAACAGCCTGTCACAAAAGTTACCAACCACCCCAGCAATAAGGTCAAGACTGACCCACAGAAGGCTATTGACCAACCCAGGCAG CTTTTTTGGGAGAAGAAGTTGAGTGGCCTCAATGCCTTTGACATAGCAGAGGAGCTGGTGAAAACAATGGATCTACCTAAAGGCTTACAAG GAGTTGGCCCAGGGTGCACAGATAAGACCCTGTTGTCAGCCATTGCCAGTGCACTACAcaccagtgcagctcctatcacAGGCCAGCTGTCTGCTGCTGTGGAGAAGAACCCGGGAGTTTGGCTTAACACGGCTCAACCTCTCTGTAAGGCCTTCATTGTCACAGACGAGGATATTAG AAAGCAGGAAGAGCTTGTGTACAGCGTTCGGAAGCGACTGGAGGAGGCTCTGATGGCTGACATGTTAGCTCACATGGAGGAAACGTCCAATGAGGGAGACGCTGTCAAGGAGGAGGGAAATTGTAATGATGACAAGCAGGAAGTATAG
- the LOC127438471 gene encoding methyl-CpG-binding domain protein 3-like isoform X2 has product MDKNEGEEEEEEQRLERGEAGRLYSLCPTGKKFRSKPQLARYLGNSMDFSSFDFRTGKMLMSKLNKNRQRPRYDNNNQTKGKPDLNTALPVRQTASIFKQPVTKVTNHPSNKVKTDPQKAIDQPRQLFWEKKLSGLNAFDIAEELVKTMDLPKGLQGVGPGCTDKTLLSAIASALHTSAAPITGQLSAAVEKNPGVWLNTAQPLCKAFIVTDEDIRKQEELVYSVRKRLEEALMADMLAHMEETSNEGDAVKEEGNCNDDKQEV; this is encoded by the exons aggtgaggaagaggaggaagaacaGAGGCTGGAGAGGGGGGAGGCAGGTCGTTTGTATAGCTTGTg CCCCACTGGGAAGAAGTTCCGGAGCAAGCCTCAATTGGCTCGTTACCTTGGCAACTCCATGGATTTCAGTTCCTTTGATTTCCGCACAGGAAAGATGCTCATGAGCAAGCTGAACAAAAACAGACAGAGACCCCGATATGACAACAATAACCAGACTAAG GGCAAACCCGACCTAAACACAGCCCTCCCAGTGCGACAGACTGCCTCCATCTTCAAACAGCCTGTCACAAAAGTTACCAACCACCCCAGCAATAAGGTCAAGACTGACCCACAGAAGGCTATTGACCAACCCAGGCAG CTTTTTTGGGAGAAGAAGTTGAGTGGCCTCAATGCCTTTGACATAGCAGAGGAGCTGGTGAAAACAATGGATCTACCTAAAGGCTTACAAG GAGTTGGCCCAGGGTGCACAGATAAGACCCTGTTGTCAGCCATTGCCAGTGCACTACAcaccagtgcagctcctatcacAGGCCAGCTGTCTGCTGCTGTGGAGAAGAACCCGGGAGTTTGGCTTAACACGGCTCAACCTCTCTGTAAGGCCTTCATTGTCACAGACGAGGATATTAG AAAGCAGGAAGAGCTTGTGTACAGCGTTCGGAAGCGACTGGAGGAGGCTCTGATGGCTGACATGTTAGCTCACATGGAGGAAACGTCCAATGAGGGAGACGCTGTCAAGGAGGAGGGAAATTGTAATGATGACAAGCAGGAAGTATAG
- the LOC127438471 gene encoding methyl-CpG-binding domain protein 3-like isoform X3: protein MSRGEEEEEEQRLERGEAGRLYSLCPTGKKFRSKPQLARYLGNSMDFSSFDFRTGKMLMSKLNKNRQRPRYDNNNQTKGKPDLNTALPVRQTASIFKQPVTKVTNHPSNKVKTDPQKAIDQPRQLFWEKKLSGLNAFDIAEELVKTMDLPKGLQGVGPGCTDKTLLSAIASALHTSAAPITGQLSAAVEKNPGVWLNTAQPLCKAFIVTDEDIRKQEELVYSVRKRLEEALMADMLAHMEETSNEGDAVKEEGNCNDDKQEV from the exons atgaG CAGaggtgaggaagaggaggaagaacaGAGGCTGGAGAGGGGGGAGGCAGGTCGTTTGTATAGCTTGTg CCCCACTGGGAAGAAGTTCCGGAGCAAGCCTCAATTGGCTCGTTACCTTGGCAACTCCATGGATTTCAGTTCCTTTGATTTCCGCACAGGAAAGATGCTCATGAGCAAGCTGAACAAAAACAGACAGAGACCCCGATATGACAACAATAACCAGACTAAG GGCAAACCCGACCTAAACACAGCCCTCCCAGTGCGACAGACTGCCTCCATCTTCAAACAGCCTGTCACAAAAGTTACCAACCACCCCAGCAATAAGGTCAAGACTGACCCACAGAAGGCTATTGACCAACCCAGGCAG CTTTTTTGGGAGAAGAAGTTGAGTGGCCTCAATGCCTTTGACATAGCAGAGGAGCTGGTGAAAACAATGGATCTACCTAAAGGCTTACAAG GAGTTGGCCCAGGGTGCACAGATAAGACCCTGTTGTCAGCCATTGCCAGTGCACTACAcaccagtgcagctcctatcacAGGCCAGCTGTCTGCTGCTGTGGAGAAGAACCCGGGAGTTTGGCTTAACACGGCTCAACCTCTCTGTAAGGCCTTCATTGTCACAGACGAGGATATTAG AAAGCAGGAAGAGCTTGTGTACAGCGTTCGGAAGCGACTGGAGGAGGCTCTGATGGCTGACATGTTAGCTCACATGGAGGAAACGTCCAATGAGGGAGACGCTGTCAAGGAGGAGGGAAATTGTAATGATGACAAGCAGGAAGTATAG
- the LOC127438471 gene encoding methyl-CpG-binding domain protein 3-like isoform X5, which yields MDKNDPTGKKFRSKPQLARYLGNSMDFSSFDFRTGKMLMSKLNKNRQRPRYDNNNQTKGKPDLNTALPVRQTASIFKQPVTKVTNHPSNKVKTDPQKAIDQPRQLFWEKKLSGLNAFDIAEELVKTMDLPKGLQGVGPGCTDKTLLSAIASALHTSAAPITGQLSAAVEKNPGVWLNTAQPLCKAFIVTDEDIRKQEELVYSVRKRLEEALMADMLAHMEETSNEGDAVKEEGNCNDDKQEV from the exons CCCCACTGGGAAGAAGTTCCGGAGCAAGCCTCAATTGGCTCGTTACCTTGGCAACTCCATGGATTTCAGTTCCTTTGATTTCCGCACAGGAAAGATGCTCATGAGCAAGCTGAACAAAAACAGACAGAGACCCCGATATGACAACAATAACCAGACTAAG GGCAAACCCGACCTAAACACAGCCCTCCCAGTGCGACAGACTGCCTCCATCTTCAAACAGCCTGTCACAAAAGTTACCAACCACCCCAGCAATAAGGTCAAGACTGACCCACAGAAGGCTATTGACCAACCCAGGCAG CTTTTTTGGGAGAAGAAGTTGAGTGGCCTCAATGCCTTTGACATAGCAGAGGAGCTGGTGAAAACAATGGATCTACCTAAAGGCTTACAAG GAGTTGGCCCAGGGTGCACAGATAAGACCCTGTTGTCAGCCATTGCCAGTGCACTACAcaccagtgcagctcctatcacAGGCCAGCTGTCTGCTGCTGTGGAGAAGAACCCGGGAGTTTGGCTTAACACGGCTCAACCTCTCTGTAAGGCCTTCATTGTCACAGACGAGGATATTAG AAAGCAGGAAGAGCTTGTGTACAGCGTTCGGAAGCGACTGGAGGAGGCTCTGATGGCTGACATGTTAGCTCACATGGAGGAAACGTCCAATGAGGGAGACGCTGTCAAGGAGGAGGGAAATTGTAATGATGACAAGCAGGAAGTATAG
- the LOC127438471 gene encoding methyl-CpG-binding domain protein 3-like isoform X4, with protein MRGEEEEEEQRLERGEAGRLYSLCPTGKKFRSKPQLARYLGNSMDFSSFDFRTGKMLMSKLNKNRQRPRYDNNNQTKGKPDLNTALPVRQTASIFKQPVTKVTNHPSNKVKTDPQKAIDQPRQLFWEKKLSGLNAFDIAEELVKTMDLPKGLQGVGPGCTDKTLLSAIASALHTSAAPITGQLSAAVEKNPGVWLNTAQPLCKAFIVTDEDIRKQEELVYSVRKRLEEALMADMLAHMEETSNEGDAVKEEGNCNDDKQEV; from the exons atgaG aggtgaggaagaggaggaagaacaGAGGCTGGAGAGGGGGGAGGCAGGTCGTTTGTATAGCTTGTg CCCCACTGGGAAGAAGTTCCGGAGCAAGCCTCAATTGGCTCGTTACCTTGGCAACTCCATGGATTTCAGTTCCTTTGATTTCCGCACAGGAAAGATGCTCATGAGCAAGCTGAACAAAAACAGACAGAGACCCCGATATGACAACAATAACCAGACTAAG GGCAAACCCGACCTAAACACAGCCCTCCCAGTGCGACAGACTGCCTCCATCTTCAAACAGCCTGTCACAAAAGTTACCAACCACCCCAGCAATAAGGTCAAGACTGACCCACAGAAGGCTATTGACCAACCCAGGCAG CTTTTTTGGGAGAAGAAGTTGAGTGGCCTCAATGCCTTTGACATAGCAGAGGAGCTGGTGAAAACAATGGATCTACCTAAAGGCTTACAAG GAGTTGGCCCAGGGTGCACAGATAAGACCCTGTTGTCAGCCATTGCCAGTGCACTACAcaccagtgcagctcctatcacAGGCCAGCTGTCTGCTGCTGTGGAGAAGAACCCGGGAGTTTGGCTTAACACGGCTCAACCTCTCTGTAAGGCCTTCATTGTCACAGACGAGGATATTAG AAAGCAGGAAGAGCTTGTGTACAGCGTTCGGAAGCGACTGGAGGAGGCTCTGATGGCTGACATGTTAGCTCACATGGAGGAAACGTCCAATGAGGGAGACGCTGTCAAGGAGGAGGGAAATTGTAATGATGACAAGCAGGAAGTATAG